The genomic region TTCCCCCTCTTCAGGAGCGTTTCCGTGACCACCAGCAATCGCATTCTTCTTGGCGTGAACATCGACCACGTTGCCACCCTGCGTCAGGCCCGGGGTACTCGTTACCCGGATCCGGTCAAGGCAGCGCTGGACGCGGAAGAGGCGGGCGCTGACGGCATCACCGTGCACCTGCGTGAAGACCGTCGGCACATCCAGGAGCGCGACGTGTTGCTGCTCAAGGACGTGCTGCAAACCCGCATGAACTTCGAAATGGGCGTCACCGAAGAAATGATGGCGTTCGCCGAGCGTATCCGCCCGGCGCATGTTTGCCTGGTGCCGGAAACCCGCCAGGAACTGACCACTGAAGGCGGTCTGGACGTAGCGGGGCAGGAAGCGCGGATCAAGGCGGCGGTGGAGCGCCTGGCGAAGATCGGCTGTGAAGTGTCGCTGTTCATCGACGCTGACGAGCGGCAGATCGAAGCGTCCCGCCGTGTCGGTGCTCCGGCCATTGAATTGCACACTGGGCGTTACGCGGACGCCGAGACGCCAACCGAAGTTGCCGAGGAGCTCAAGCGTGTGGCCGATGGCGTGGCATTCGGCCTGGCCCAAGGCCTGATCGTCAACGCCGGCCACGGTTTGCACTATCACAACGTCGAAGCTGTTGCGGCGATCAAGGGCATCAACGAACTGAACATCGGCCATGCGCTGGTGGCCCATGCGTTGTTCGTCGGGTTCAAGTCGGCGGTGTCGGAAATGAAGGCGCTGATTCTGGCTGCTGCGTTGAAAGGCTAGATCGGCGGCGCTGCCATCGCGGGCAAGCCACGCTCCCACAGGTTTTGCGTCGAACACACAGTCGTCATTCAACGCAAAACCTGTGGGAGCGTGGCTTGCCCGCGATGGGGTCTTTGAAGGTTGCGAAGATTTAAAGCGGTGGGGTTTCCTGGCTCGGCTTGGTCTTGTCGACCCCCGGCACGTGCAGGTTGCCCTCGGCGACCTGGGTGCCTTCAAGCTGCGGCTGCGTGACCCACGTCAGAATGTCGTAGTAACGACGGATGTTCGCCACGAAATGCACTGGCTCGCCGCCACGGGCGTAGCCGTAACGGGTCTTGCTGTACCACTGTTTCTGTGACAGGCGCGGCAGGATCTTCTTCACGTCCAGCCACTTGTCCGGGTTCAACCCTTCCTTGGCCGCCAGTTTGCGCGCGTCATCCAGATGACCGCTGCCCACGTTGTAGGCTGCCAGCGCGAACCACGTGCGATCCGGCTCCTGGATCGACTCGTCCAGTTGATCCTTCATGTAGACCAGGTACTTCGCGCCGCCCATGATGCTCTGCTTGGGGTCGAGTCGATTGGACACGCCCATGGCTTGTGCCGTGTTCTGGGTCAGCATCATCAACCCGCGCACGCCGGTCTTGGACGTGACCGCCGCTTGCCACAACGACTCCTGATAGCCGATCGCCGCCAGCAGGCGCCAGTCGACTTTTTCTTTCTTGGCGGACGCCTTGAAGTGCTGTTCGTATTTGGGCAGCCGTTGCTGCAAGTGCTGGGCGAAGGTGGTGGCGCCCATGTAGCCGAGTACGTCGACATGCCCGTAGTAGCGGTCTTTGAGGCGTTGCAGGGTGCCGTTTTGCTTTACCTTGTCGAGGTAGGTGTTGATTTCGTTGAGCAGGCTGTTGTCATCGCCGGCGGCCACGGCCCAGCTCTGGTTGCTGGCATCACCGAGGTCGAAGGCGACCCGCACGTTGGGGAAGTAGACCTGGTTCATCGCCACTTCGTTGGAGTCGACCAGGGTCAGGTCGATCTGACCTTCGTCGACCATACGCAGCAGGTCGACGACTTCAACCGCGTCGGACTCTTCGTATTCAATGCCGGGATATTTCTTTTTCAGCTCTGCCAATTGCTCGGCGTGGGTGCTGCCCTTGAGCACCATGATCTTCTTGCCGACCAGATCGCCTGCGTCAGTCGGCCGCGACTGGCCGTTGCGATAGATGATCTGCGGGGTGACTTCGAGGTAGGAATGGGAAAACCGCACCTGCCTTTTGCGTTCCTCGCTGCTGACCAGGCCGGCAGCAGCCAGCACCGGGCCATTCGGCTTGCCCACCTGATTGAACAGGTCGTCGAGGTTGTCGGCGGTTTCGATCTTGAGTTCGACCCCCAGATCGTCGGCGAA from Pseudomonas sp. GGS8 harbors:
- the pdxJ gene encoding pyridoxine 5'-phosphate synthase, giving the protein MTTSNRILLGVNIDHVATLRQARGTRYPDPVKAALDAEEAGADGITVHLREDRRHIQERDVLLLKDVLQTRMNFEMGVTEEMMAFAERIRPAHVCLVPETRQELTTEGGLDVAGQEARIKAAVERLAKIGCEVSLFIDADERQIEASRRVGAPAIELHTGRYADAETPTEVAEELKRVADGVAFGLAQGLIVNAGHGLHYHNVEAVAAIKGINELNIGHALVAHALFVGFKSAVSEMKALILAAALKG
- the mltF gene encoding membrane-bound lytic murein transglycosylase MltF; this translates as MFSPTALRPRYAKWLIATGLFLMLSGCVDKPNTLERVKEDGVLRVVTRNSPATYFQDRNGETGFEYELVKRFADDLGVELKIETADNLDDLFNQVGKPNGPVLAAAGLVSSEERKRQVRFSHSYLEVTPQIIYRNGQSRPTDAGDLVGKKIMVLKGSTHAEQLAELKKKYPGIEYEESDAVEVVDLLRMVDEGQIDLTLVDSNEVAMNQVYFPNVRVAFDLGDASNQSWAVAAGDDNSLLNEINTYLDKVKQNGTLQRLKDRYYGHVDVLGYMGATTFAQHLQQRLPKYEQHFKASAKKEKVDWRLLAAIGYQESLWQAAVTSKTGVRGLMMLTQNTAQAMGVSNRLDPKQSIMGGAKYLVYMKDQLDESIQEPDRTWFALAAYNVGSGHLDDARKLAAKEGLNPDKWLDVKKILPRLSQKQWYSKTRYGYARGGEPVHFVANIRRYYDILTWVTQPQLEGTQVAEGNLHVPGVDKTKPSQETPPL